In the Podospora pseudocomata strain CBS 415.72m chromosome 5, whole genome shotgun sequence genome, one interval contains:
- a CDS encoding hypothetical protein (EggNog:ENOG503P9QR) — protein sequence MSSRKKLEKSSAILFAVAAAILRLSCPVHQPHHQIFSTELKNVLRYRIAPTEARVPSNKLQPQPPDALRDAYLSFRPFHLVITGHHRYLYISYRDNSPAGVHHKTRTFPDGQLNSTTPFLPRATRQGFSLLAKRRPAVPRVLPTLSASLDSTYTPRPDDAQTTRLVSQPPPNSLSNHLNLFALFLCLGQPPLSTLCCSPVAPPCNHPLTASLSSGLLAKHFDDLCHCKVSQTAAQQQGTCVGSPLPSLPFALLGRPPRLSHHHKDADPFHQSLTKHIKQQRETEPLLCVPRGFIYCPVFSTVPPHFNTTRAMSSPQGSPNDMNAQSYMLVPNLHVPDANTSEMDLNSHSWMMATVIEDDDLMFGGKPLSAWYEEDRRRFSSGQDEEEEPRGRQRERTESSTHHSHQHHPQQPQQHRHHGKNTKDPKQQ from the exons ATGTCCTCCCGAAAAAAACTTGAAAAGTCTTCAGCGATTCTCTTTgcagtggcggcggcgataCTCCGGCTCT CGTGTCCTgtccaccaaccccaccatcaaatCTTCAGCACCGAGTTAAAAAACGTTCTCCGATATCGAATTGCGCCGACCGAGGCCCGTGTTCCGTCGAATAAGTTGCAGCCACAACCACCGGACGCATTGAGAGACGCCTACCTATCTTTTCGACCCTTTCACCTTGTTATCACCGGTCACCACCGATATCTATACATATCATATCGCGACAATTCCCCTGCTGGTGTCCACCACAAGACTCGAACATTCCCAGACGGGCAGCTCAACTCCACAACTCCGTTTTTACCCCGCGCAACAAGACAGGGATTTTCGCTTTTGGCGAAACGTCGCCCTGCTGTACCCCGCGTTTTGCCCACCCTCTCTGCCTCTCTGGACAGCACTTATACCCCGCGACCTGACGACGCACAAACAACGCGCCTTGTCAGCCAGCCTCCCCCGAACTCCTTGAGCAATCATCTCAACCTTTTCGCCCTTTTTTTGTGTCTCGGGCAGCCGCCCCTCAGCACCCT TTGTTGCTCTCCTGTCGCCCCGCCCTGCAACCATCCTCTGACCGCCTCTTTATCTTCAGGTCTGCTGGCCAAGCATTTTGATGACTTGTGTCACTGCAAAGTCAGTCAGACGGCAGCCCAACAACAAGGCACTTGTGTAGGATCGCCCTTACCGAGCCTCCCGTTTGCCTTATTAGGCAGGCCACCccgcctctcccaccaccacaaagaCGCCGACCCCTTTCACCAAAGCCTCACAAAGCATATAAAGCAACAAAGAGAGACCGAACCCCTCCTTTGTGTGCCACGTGGTTTTATATATTGTCCTGTATTTTCTACAGTTCCTCCCCACTTCAACACCACACGCGCAATGTCATCTCCACAGGGCTCACCAAACGACATGAACGCCCAGTCATACATGCTCgtccccaacctccacgtACCAGACGCAAACACCAGCGAGATGGACCTGAACAGCCACTCATGGATGATGGCCACCGTCAtcgaagatgatgacttGATGTTTGGCGGCAAGCCTCTCAGTGCTTGGTATGAGGAGGACCGCCGCAGATTCAGCTCTGGccaagacgaggaggaagaaccAAGGGGCCGACAGAGGGAGCGCACCGAGAGCTCAACCCACCACTCGCAtcagcaccatccccaacaaccacaacaacatcgCCACCACGGAAAGAACACCAAAGACCCAAAGCAACAATAA
- a CDS encoding hypothetical protein (COG:F; EggNog:ENOG503NZMH), whose protein sequence is MAWRKEDSKPGQCWHSLFGNPIVVKGYPMSQRPKCNTGIEIPLQMAAAFIAAPRLHRFLGHYYLKGFSAILIAVEVVRNVVLWHHWYNPTGKRISYLDAATAEGKIEISLEDLRSRRHVGWCSEALCMAGDKSAKYQIGSSRLPCPSREFSLEKVSFSVGQIVTGGCQFSIGKKDVPPHITKQGYIAKLRRIDQKYVVMWDEEDKRAWLVKGTGALLHLERH, encoded by the exons ATGGCGTGGCGGAAAGAAGATTCAAAGCCAGGACAGTGCTGGCACAGCTTGTTTGGCAACCCTATTGTCGTCAAAGGGTATCCAATGTCACAACGCCCAAAATGCAATACCGGAATCGAAATACCACTTCAGATGGCGGCCGCATTTATAGCAGCTCCAAGGCTGCACCGTTTTCTGGGACACTACTATCTCAAAGGCTTCTCCGCAATACTCATTGCTGTGGAGGTTGTGAGAAATGTTGTCCTGTGGCATCATTGGTACAACCCTACCGGGAAGAGAATCTCGTATCTAGACGCTGCTACAGCGGAAGGCAAGATTGAGATAAGCTTGGAAGACTTGCGTTCTCGAAGACACGTAGGTTGGTGTTCTGAGGCACTGTGTATGGCTG GAGACAAAAGTGCTAAGTATCAGATTGGAAGCTCCAGGCTACCTTGTCCGAGCCGCGAGTTCTCTCTCGAGAAAGTGTCATTTTCAGTGGGACAGATTGTGACTGGCGGATGTCAATTTAGCATTGGCAAGAAAGATGTCCCTCCTCACATAACTAAACAGGGTTATATTGCCAAGCTAAGGCGGATAGATCAGAAATATGTTGTCATgtgggatgaagaggacaaACGGGCCTGGCTTGTTAAAGGAACCGGGGCCTTGCTGCACTTAGAGCGTCACTAG